From [Flavobacterium] thermophilum:
ACGGTGTCATTTCGCTTCCGCGTCACATGCAGCAAAGGCACGTATGTCCGCACGCTCGCAGTGACGGTCGGCGAGCAGCTCGGCTATCCGGCTCATATGTCCGATCTCATCCGCACAGCGTCCGGCCCGTTTCGGCTTGAAGATTGTGTGACGCTTGAAGAAGTCGAGCGCCGGGCGGCCGACGGAACGGCCGCCGCCTTGCTCATTCCGATCGAGCAAGCGCTTTTTCATTTGCCGAAATATGAAATCAATGATAAAGTAGCAGAGAAAGTAAAAAACGGGGCGCTGCTCCGGCTTCCCGCCTTTTTGCATGCGCTTGACGGGCCGGTCGTGCTCGTGACGCCCGAGCGGGAGGCGCTGGCCCTGTATGTAAAGCATCCGGCGCGCCCGGGCTTGATGAAACCGCTCAAAGTGTTTCGTTGACGCCGGGCGAAGCGCGGAAAAAAGTAAGGTGGGTTATGGACATGGAAACGATATTTCTTTCGCATCCGCATCGCTTTGAGCGCCAGGCGCTTCCCCCGACGGTGATGGCGCTCGGCTATTTTGACGGCATTCACCTTGGCCACCAAAAAGTGATCCGGACGGCGGTCGAGATTGCGAATGAACGCGGATACGAAAGCGCGGTGATGACGTTTCATCCTCATCCGTCCGTCGTGCTTGGCAAACAACCTGAGCTTCGTCTCATTACCCCGCTTAACAAAAAAGAGCAGTTGGTTGCGGCGCTTGGCGTGAATCGACTGTATATCGTCGAATTTACACCGGCGTTCGCCAACCTGCCGCCGGAGCAGTTTGCCGATCAATATTTGGATGGGCTTCATGTCAAGCACGTCGTCGCCGGTTTTGATTTCACTTATGGCCGGTTCGGAAAAGGGACGATGGAGACGATGCCGCTTCATGCGCGTGGCCGCTTTGGGCAAACCGTTGTTCCAAAGCTGGCCGTCGACGGGGAAAAGGTGAGTTCGACAAGGGTGCGGAAGCTCATTGAAGAAGGGGCGGTCGATCAGCTCCCCCGCCTCCTCGGCCGTTTTTATGACATCGAAGGGACGGTTGTCGCCGGGGAGCAGCGCGGGCGGACGATCGGGTTCCCGACGGCCAACATTGCGTTAAATGGCGACTACCTATTGCCGGCGGTCGGCGTTTACGCCGTCAAAGCGACCGTTGGCGGCCGGACGTACGAAGGGGTGGCGAACATCGGCTACAAACCGACGTTCCATGCGGCGCGCGAAGGGTTGCCGAGCGTGGAAGTGCATTTGTTTGCGTTCGCGCGCGACATTTACGGGGAAACGGTGACGGTTGAGTGGCACCGCCGCCTGCGGAGCGAGCGCAAGTTTGCCGGCGTCGCCGAGCTGGCGGCGCAAATTGCCCGCGACAAGGAAGAAGCAAAACAGTATTTCCGGCGTTTGGACGAAAAGACTTGCATTTTGCCGGAAAAAGAGGTATTCTAATCAGTGTATGCGAACCGTTGCTTGGCCAGGCGACTCACCGACGCCCGCTCGGCAACCGGGGATCGAAGACTAGGGAGGTGAACCATGATGGCATTGACGCAAGAGCGCAAACGCGAAATCATCGAACAATTCAAAGTCCATGAGAACGACACCGGTTCTCCGGAAGTGCAAATTGCGATTTTGACAGAGCAAATCAACAATTTGAATGAGCATTTGCGCGTCCATAAAAAAGACCATCATTCTCGGCG
This genomic window contains:
- the ribF gene encoding Riboflavin biosynthesis protein ribF, with the protein product METIFLSHPHRFERQALPPTVMALGYFDGIHLGHQKVIRTAVEIANERGYESAVMTFHPHPSVVLGKQPELRLITPLNKKEQLVAALGVNRLYIVEFTPAFANLPPEQFADQYLDGLHVKHVVAGFDFTYGRFGKGTMETMPLHARGRFGQTVVPKLAVDGEKVSSTRVRKLIEEGAVDQLPRLLGRFYDIEGTVVAGEQRGRTIGFPTANIALNGDYLLPAVGVYAVKATVGGRTYEGVANIGYKPTFHAAREGLPSVEVHLFAFARDIYGETVTVEWHRRLRSERKFAGVAELAAQIARDKEEAKQYFRRLDEKTCILPEKEVF
- the rpsO gene encoding BS18 — translated: MMALTQERKREIIEQFKVHENDTGSPEVQIAILTEQINNLNEHLRVHKKDHHSRRGLLKMVGKRRRLLAYLRNKDVARYREIVEKLGLRR